The following are encoded together in the Drosophila biarmipes strain raj3 chromosome 3L, RU_DBia_V1.1, whole genome shotgun sequence genome:
- the LOC108028653 gene encoding eukaryotic peptide chain release factor subunit 1, protein MSGEETSADRNVEIWKIKKLIKSLEMARGNGTSMISLIIPPKDQISRVSKMLADEFGTASNIKSRVNRLSVLGAITSVQHRLKLYTKVPPNGLVIYCGTIVTEEGKEKKVNIDFEPFKPINTSLYLCDNKFHTEALTALLADDNKFGFIVMDGNGALFGTLQGNTREVLHKFTVDLPKKHGRGGQSALRFARLRMEKRHNYVRKVAEVATQLFITNDKPNIAGLILAGSADFKTELSQSDMFDPRLQTKVIKLVDVSYGGENGFNQAIELAAESLQNVKFIQEKKLIGRYFDEISQDTGKYCFGVEDTLRALELGSVETLICWENLDIQRYVLKNHANSTSTTVLHLTPEQEKDKSHFTDKESGVEMELIESQPLLEWLANNYKMFGATLEIITDKSQEGSQFVRGFGGIGGILRYKVDFQSMQLDELDNDCFDLDDY, encoded by the exons ATGTCTGGCGAGGAAACGTCTGCCGATCGCAATGTCGAGATCTGGAAAATCAAGAAACTCATCAAGAGCCTGGAGATGGCCCGTGG CAATGGCACCAGCATGATTTCCTTGATTATTCCGCCAAAAGATCAAATCTCGCGCGTCAGCAAAATGTTGGCCGATGAGTTTGGAACGGCCTCGAACATCAAGTCCCGGGTAAACCGCCTGTCCGTCCTCGGTGCCATTACGTCGGTACAGCACAGACTCAAATTATACACCAAAG TGCCTCCCAACGGTTTGGTCATCTACTGCGGCACCATTGTCACAGAGGAGGGCAAGGAGAAGAAGGTGAACATAGACTTCGAGCCATTCAAGCCAATCAACACGTCGCTGTACCTGTGCGACAACAAGTTCCACACGGAGGCCCTCACTGCCCTGCTCGCCGACGACAATAAATTCGGATTTATCGTGATGGACGGTAATGGAGCGCTGTTCGGAACCCTGCAGGGCAACACCCGCGAGGTGCTCCACAAGTTCACCGTCGATCTGCCGAAGAAGCACGGACGTGGTGGTCAGTCCGCCCTTCGTTTTGCCCGTCTGCGTATGGAGAAGCGCCACAACTACGTGCGAAAGGTCGCCGAGGTGGCCACCCAGCTCTTCATCACGAACGACAAGCCCAACATTGCCGGACTCATCTTGGCGGGTAGTGCGGACTTCAAGACCGAGCTCAGTCAGTCCGATATGTTCGATCCT CGTTTGCAAACAAAAGTTATCAAGCTGGTGGATGTGTCTTATGGCGGCGAAAACGGCTTTAACCAGGCCATTGAATTGGCAGCCGAATCTTTGCAGAACGTAAAATTCATACAGGAAAAGAAGCTCATCGGACGCTACTTTGATGAAATTTCTCAG GATACTGGCAAATACTGTTTCGGAGTGGAGGACACCTTGCGGGCCCTGGAACTTGGCTCCGTGGAGACCCTTATTTGTTGGGAGAACCTGGACATTCAACGCTATGTTCTCAAGAATCATGCCAACTCGACGTCAACGACAGTATTACATTTGACGCCGGAGCAGGAAAAGGACAAATCGCACTTCACTGACAAGGAG AGCGGGGTAGAAATGGAGCTGATTGAGTCTCAGCCGCTGCTGGAATGGCTGGCAAACAACTACAAAATGTTCGGAGCCACACTGGAGATTATTACGGACAAGTCTCAGGAGGGAAGTCAGTTCGTGCGAGGTTTCGGCGGAATCGGCG GTATCTTACGCTACAAGGTGGACTTCCAGAGTATGCAGCTCGATGAATTGGACAATGACTGCTTCGACCTAGATGATTACTAG